In Borrelia duttonii Ly, the sequence CAATACTAAAGATAATAACATGACAATAGAAGCTAACATATTTGCAACAAATTTATTAATCCCAACTACCACTCTAAAACTAAAAGTACCACAATATAAATCAATAAGATATCCACAAAAAATAATGGCAAAAGAATTTCAAGTATCTGAAAATATCATACACTTTAAATTAAGTATGCTCAATGAAATCCATAAAATTGAAAAAGAAAACAAAATACAAAAAAAATTAAAAACCAAACAAATAGATAGAACAAAAGCTAAGGATCTGTTACTACAAAACATAGACCAATTAAAAAAATCAATAGCAATAGACCTAGAAAAAAGAGAAATTACAAGAAAAGCAAGCATAAAAAAAATTTTTGAAGAATTAGAGTAAACAATCACCAATTATTGAACGGAAAAAATCTCAAGCATATTTTCTAATTTACGTTTAGCAACAAATAAAGATCTCTT encodes:
- a CDS encoding ImmA/IrrE family metallo-endopeptidase — its product is MKSNNFSSYIKTPYIYSDYIISKYAVLLIPVPIIKIAIGEGLKVFEITFEEKYKNFSGYIKPNKKAIYINETMNLTNKRFAIAQQLGHYLMHKYQVFNPSKRTDIINTKDNNMTIEANIFATNLLIPTTTLKLKVPQYKSIRYPQKIMAKEFQVSENIIHFKLSMLNEIHKIEKENKIQKKLKTKQIDRTKAKDLLLQNIDQLKKSIAIDLEKREITRKASIKKIFEELE